A region from the Caloenas nicobarica isolate bCalNic1 chromosome 11, bCalNic1.hap1, whole genome shotgun sequence genome encodes:
- the COPG1 gene encoding coatomer subunit gamma-1, whose amino-acid sequence MLKKFDKKDEESGGGSNPFQHLEKSAVLQEARVFNETPINPRKCAHILTKILYLINQGEHLGVVEATEAFFAMTKLFQSNDPTLRRMCYLTIKEMSSIAEDVIIVTSSLTKDMTGKDDNYRGPAVRALCQITDSTMLQAIERYMKQAIVDKVPSVSSSALVSSLHLLKTSFDVVKRWVNEAQEAASSDNIMVQYHALGLLYHVRKNDRLAVNKMLSKFTRHSLKSPFAYCMMIRVASKLLEEEAGSRDSPLFDFIESCLRNKHEMVVYEAASAIVNLPNCTAKELAPAVSVLQLFCSSPKAALRYAAVRTLNKVAMKHPSAVTACNLDLENLVTDSNRSIATLAITTLLKTGSESSIDRLMKQISSFMSEISDEFKVVVVQAINALCQKYPRKHAVLMNFLFTMLREEGGFEYKRAIVDCIISIIEENSESKETGLSHLCEFIEDCEFTVLATRILHLLGQEGPKTNNPSKYIRFIYNRVVLEHEEVRAGAVSALAKFGAQNEEMLPSILVLLKRCVMDDDNEVRDRATFYLNVLEQKQKSLNAGYILNGLTVSIPGLERALHQYTLEPSEKPFDLKSVPLATAPIVEQRTENAPVAVVKQPEKVAATRQEIFQEQLGAIPEFRGLGPLFKSSPEPVALTELETEYVVRCTKHTFVRHMVFQFDCTNTLNDQILENVTVQMEPTEGYEVIGYVPAKTLMYNQPGTCYTLVALSEEDPTAVACTFSCMMKFTVKDCDPNTGEMDDEGYEDEYVLEDLEVTVADHIQRVLKPNFGAAWDEVGDEYEKEETFTLSAIKTLEEAVSNIVKFLGMQPCERSDKVPDNKNSHTLYLAGVFRGGHDLLVRSRLVLTDTVTMQVTARSGEELPVDVVMASVG is encoded by the exons ATGCTGAAGAAGTTCGACAAGAAGGACGAGGAGTCGG GTGGGGGTTCCAACCCATTCCAGCACCTGGAGAAGAGTGCAGTCTTGCAAGAG GCACGGGTGTTTAATGAGACTCCCATAAACCCAAGAAAATGTGCTCACATCCTCACCAAGATCCTGTATCTCATAAATCAG GGGGAGCACCTTGGTGTTGTGGAAGCTACCGAAGCCTTCTTTGCTATGACCAAGCTATTTCAGTCCAATGAT CCAACTCTTCGCAGGATGTGCTACCTGACTATCAAAGAGATGTCTTCTATCGCAGAAGATGTAATCATTGTTACTAGCAG CTTGACCAAAGACATGACTGGGAAAGATGACAATTACCGAGGCCCTGCTGTGAGAGCGCTCTGCCAAATCACGGAT agcaccaTGTTGCAGGCCATTGAGCGCTACATGAAGCAGGCGATTGTTGACAAAGTGCCAAGTGtatccagctctgctctggtgtCTTCTTTG CACCTGCTTAAGACCAGTTTTGATGTGGTAAAACGTTGGGTAAATGAGGCTCAGGAGGCAGCTTCCAGTGACAATATCATGGTGCAG TATCATGCTCTGGGCTTACTCTACCACGTGCGGAAGAATGACCGCCTGGCCGTCAACAAGATGCTCAGCAAGTTCACGCGCCACAGCCTCAAGTCACCGTTCGCTTACTGCATGATGATTCGAGTAGCAAGCAagctgctggaggaagaggCTGGCAG CCGTGATAGCCCCCTATTTGATTTCATCGAGAGCTGCCTAAGAAACAAGCACGAGATGGTGGTTTACGAAGCTGCATCTGCCATCGTGAACCTGCCCAACTGCACTGCCAAGGAGCTGGCTCCGGCTGTCTCGG TTTtgcagctgttctgcagctccCCGAAAGCAGCTCTGAGGTACGCAGCTGTCCGAACCCTCAACAAG GTGGCCATGAAGCACCCATCTGCTGTGACTGCCTGCAATCTAGACCTGGAGAACCTTGTGACAGACTCCAACCGCAGCATAGCCACGCTGGCCATCACCACGCTGCTGAAAACCGGCAGCGAGAGCAGCATCGACCGGCTCATGAAGCAGATCTCCTCTTTCATGTCTGAAATCTCAGATGAGTTCAAG GTTGTAGTGGTGCAGGCCATCAATGCGCTGTGTCAGAAGTACCCTCGCAAACACGCCGTCCTTATGAACTTTCTCTTCACTATGCTTCGGGAAGAG GGCGGCTTTGAATACAAGCGAGCCATCGTGGACTGCATCATCAGCATCATTGAGGAGAactcagaaagcaaagagacagGCCTGTCCCACCTCTGCGAATTCATCGAGGACTGCGAGTTCACTGTGCTGGCCACTCGGATCCTCCACCTCTTGGGTCAGGAAGGgcccaaaaccaacaaccccTCCAAATACATTCGCTTCATCTACAACAGGGTTGTCCTGGAGCATGAAGAAGTCCGGGCAG GTGCTGTAAGTGCCCTGGCCAAGTTTGGAGCCCAGAATGAGGAGATGTTACCCAGTATCTTGGTGTTACTGAAAAG GTGTGTGATGGATGATGACAATGAAGTGAGAGACAGAGCCACCTTCTACCTGAATGTTCtagagcagaagcagaaatccCTCAATGCTGGCTACATCCTGAATG GTTTGACAGTGTCCATCCCTGGCCTGGAGAGGGCTTTGCATCAGTACACCCTGGAGCCCTCTGAGAAGCCCTTTGACTTGAAATCCGTTCCTTTGGCAACAGCTCCCATTGTCGAGCAAAGAACAG aaaaTGCCCCTGTTGCTGTAGTCAAACAGCCAGAGAAGGTGGCAGCAACTCGGCAAGAAATATTCCAAG AGCAACTGGGGGCGATCCCAGAGTTTCGAGGCCTGGGCCCCCTCTTCAAGTCTTCCCCAGAGCCTGTGGCCCTGACAGAACTGGAAACAGAATATGTGGTTCGTTGCACCAAGCACACGTTTGTCAGACACATGGTGTTCCAG TTTGATTGCACGAACACCCTGAACGATCAGATCCTGGAGAATGTCACGGTGCAGATGGAGCCGACAGAGGGGTATGAGGTCATTGGCTACGTACCTGCCAAAACCCTGATGTACAACCAGCCAGGTACCTGCTACACGCTGGTGGCACTGTCTGAAGAGGATCCGACAGCAG TGGCCTGTACCTTCAGCTGCATGATGAAGTTCACTGTCAAGGACTGTGATCCAAACACGGGCGAGATGGACGACGAGGGTTACGAGGATGAGTATGTG CTTGAAGACCTGGAGGTAACAGTGGCTGACCACATCCAGCGAGTTCTGAAGCCAAACTTTGGAGCAGCCTGGGATGAAGTGGGTGATGAGTATGAAAAGGAAGAGACCTTTACCTTATCTGCAATTAAAACCCTTGAAG